One window of Elusimicrobia bacterium HGW-Elusimicrobia-1 genomic DNA carries:
- a CDS encoding Holliday junction branch migration DNA helicase RuvB translates to MTNGKPKKNVPSDTPAAETEILYENALRPPTLDEFVGQDALKENLRVYLAAAHKRKEPLDHCLFYSPPGLGKTTLAHIISREMGVNLRSTSGPVLARVGDLAAILSDMTEGDVLFIDEIHRLTHLVEESLYPVLEDFKLDVILGQGPSARTFRLAVPRFTLVGATTRAGLLSTPLRERFGIVGHLEYYTPEDLKAIVLRSGGILGAAIDDAAATEVASRSRGTPRIANRLLKRIRDFAEVKSEKIIGIETARMALDKMGVDSAGLDDTDRKILSALAQKFSGGPVGIESVAIAVSEDADTVSDVYEPFLIQEGYLARTPRGRVATDKAYAHLGLQIPERKNGLF, encoded by the coding sequence ATGACAAACGGCAAACCCAAAAAGAATGTCCCTTCCGACACGCCGGCAGCCGAGACCGAAATCCTCTACGAAAACGCTCTGCGGCCGCCCACTCTCGACGAGTTCGTCGGTCAGGACGCTCTCAAGGAAAATTTAAGAGTGTATCTTGCCGCCGCCCATAAAAGAAAAGAGCCGCTCGACCATTGTCTGTTTTATTCTCCGCCCGGACTCGGCAAGACCACGCTTGCTCACATCATCTCCCGCGAAATGGGCGTGAATCTTCGCTCCACAAGCGGTCCCGTGCTGGCCAGGGTGGGGGATTTGGCCGCCATACTTTCCGATATGACCGAAGGCGACGTGCTTTTTATCGACGAGATACACCGCCTTACGCATCTCGTGGAAGAATCTCTCTATCCCGTGCTGGAGGATTTTAAGCTCGACGTGATACTCGGCCAGGGGCCCAGCGCAAGAACTTTCCGTCTGGCCGTGCCGCGGTTTACTCTGGTCGGGGCAACCACCCGCGCGGGACTTCTGAGCACACCTCTGAGGGAACGCTTTGGAATAGTCGGGCATCTGGAATACTACACTCCCGAAGACCTCAAGGCGATAGTGCTCCGTTCCGGCGGAATACTGGGCGCCGCCATAGACGACGCAGCCGCCACGGAAGTGGCTTCGCGTTCGCGCGGAACGCCGCGCATAGCCAACCGGCTGCTCAAACGAATAAGAGATTTCGCGGAAGTAAAATCCGAAAAAATCATAGGGATAGAAACGGCGCGCATGGCGCTCGATAAAATGGGCGTCGATTCCGCCGGTCTCGACGATACCGACAGAAAGATATTGTCGGCGCTCGCCCAGAAATTTTCGGGCGGGCCCGTCGGAATAGAGTCGGTCGCCATTGCCGTCTCCGAGGACGCCGACACGGTTTCCGACGTGTACGAACCCTTTCTCATACAGGAGGGGTATCTCGCCAGAACTCCCCGCGGTCGCGTGGCCACCGACAAGGCCTATGCCCATCTGGGGCTGCAAATTCCCGAACGGAAAAACGGACTTTTCTGA
- a CDS encoding crossover junction endodeoxyribonuclease RuvC yields the protein MIILGIDPGLARTGWCALEVPDGAAAPSQSPKCLGLGVIETPASDALDARLASLTAGIKSKINTWRPTAMAVEELFFMKKSASVLRVAQARGAVIAVAAGRGIEVFEYNPVSVKKTLTGYGSASKSQMQSMIKTILRLSKPPTPDDAADAAAVALCHYYTRGRYR from the coding sequence ATGATAATATTGGGTATAGATCCCGGCCTGGCGCGGACGGGTTGGTGCGCCCTTGAAGTTCCCGACGGAGCGGCCGCCCCGTCGCAATCGCCGAAATGTCTGGGGTTGGGCGTCATCGAGACGCCCGCTTCCGACGCGCTCGACGCGCGGCTCGCTTCTCTGACGGCCGGAATCAAAAGTAAAATAAACACGTGGCGCCCGACGGCGATGGCCGTCGAAGAACTTTTCTTTATGAAGAAGTCAGCGTCGGTGCTGCGGGTGGCGCAGGCCCGCGGAGCCGTGATAGCCGTCGCCGCGGGGCGGGGGATAGAGGTTTTTGAGTACAATCCCGTAAGCGTGAAAAAAACACTTACGGGGTACGGCTCGGCGTCGAAAAGTCAGATGCAGTCGATGATAAAAACGATTTTGCGGCTTTCAAAGCCGCCCACGCCCGACGACGCCGCCGACGCGGCGGCCGTCGCTCTGTGTCATTACTATACGAGAGGCAGATACCGATGA
- a CDS encoding YebC/PmpR family DNA-binding transcriptional regulator produces the protein MSGHSKWAGIKHKKAIIDAKRGKVFTRVTKEITIAARMGGGNPEHNARLRKAIDDARDANMPLDNIKKAVQRGTGELPGVTYDEISYEGYGPGGVAVIVEAATDNRSRTASEFRRIFARHGGNLGENGCVAWMFSQKGYIAVDKSKVAEDEIISVALESGADDVRTEDDDVYEIITAPAGFEKVKAAVEAKKIPVETAEVSMQPSTFIKLRGDDVRKMLELMEELEDSEDTKTVFANFDISKEDMGRIADAG, from the coding sequence ATGTCAGGTCATTCCAAGTGGGCAGGGATAAAACACAAGAAGGCGATTATCGACGCGAAGCGCGGCAAGGTTTTTACCAGAGTGACAAAAGAAATAACCATTGCGGCGCGAATGGGCGGAGGCAATCCGGAGCATAACGCGCGCTTAAGAAAAGCCATAGACGACGCTCGCGACGCGAATATGCCGCTGGACAATATCAAGAAAGCCGTCCAGAGAGGCACGGGCGAACTGCCCGGCGTGACTTACGATGAAATATCCTACGAGGGATACGGACCCGGCGGCGTGGCCGTCATCGTCGAGGCCGCCACCGACAACCGCAGCCGGACGGCTTCGGAGTTCAGAAGGATATTCGCCCGCCACGGCGGCAACCTCGGCGAGAACGGATGCGTGGCGTGGATGTTTTCCCAAAAAGGATATATCGCCGTGGATAAAAGCAAAGTCGCCGAAGACGAAATAATTTCCGTGGCGCTTGAGTCCGGCGCCGACGACGTCCGCACGGAAGACGACGACGTTTATGAAATAATCACCGCGCCGGCCGGTTTTGAAAAAGTCAAAGCGGCCGTCGAGGCGAAAAAAATACCCGTAGAGACCGCCGAGGTCTCGATGCAGCCGTCCACGTTCATAAAACTTCGCGGCGACGACGTCAGAAAAATGCTGGAACTGATGGAAGAACTGGAGGACTCCGAGGACACTAAAACCGTCTTCGCGAACTTCGATATTTCAAAAGAGGATATGGGGAGAATCGCCGATGCGGGCTGA
- the trpD gene encoding anthranilate phosphoribosyltransferase, with protein MIKEAIQLLVDKKDLTERQAADVMREIMSQEATDAQIAAFAVALRMKGETVDEITGCARVMREKAVKIRVRRHAVSDGATAVGIDRDEINVEDETIVDTCGTGGDKTKTFNVSTATAFVVAGAGVTVAKHGNRAVSSACGSADVLEKLGLNLDVTPEKVEECLRVVGIGFLYAPVMHGAMKHAAGPRRQIGIRTIFNILGPLTNPASANVQVLGVYAPELTEKLAMVLGKLGAHRAFVVHGMDSTDEISVTGVTRVSELSGGGVRTYRVTPDNFGVKRANPEDIKGGDSEENASIILAVLKGEKGPRRDIVLINASAALVAVSRAPDFASGVKLAEQSIDSGGAMRKLESLREMCRK; from the coding sequence ATGATAAAAGAGGCCATACAACTTCTCGTTGATAAAAAAGACCTTACCGAGCGGCAGGCCGCCGACGTTATGCGTGAAATTATGTCGCAGGAGGCCACCGACGCGCAAATAGCCGCTTTCGCGGTGGCTCTGCGGATGAAAGGCGAAACGGTTGACGAGATCACCGGCTGCGCCCGCGTCATGCGCGAAAAAGCCGTAAAGATTAGAGTGCGCCGCCATGCCGTTTCCGACGGAGCGACCGCTGTCGGTATAGACAGAGACGAGATAAACGTCGAAGACGAAACCATTGTGGATACCTGCGGCACCGGAGGGGACAAGACCAAGACATTCAATGTTTCCACCGCCACGGCATTCGTTGTGGCCGGCGCCGGAGTAACCGTGGCAAAACACGGCAACCGCGCGGTGTCATCGGCCTGCGGTTCGGCCGATGTTCTGGAAAAACTTGGATTGAATCTCGACGTCACGCCGGAAAAAGTCGAGGAATGTCTTCGTGTCGTCGGAATAGGATTTCTTTACGCGCCCGTAATGCACGGGGCGATGAAGCACGCCGCCGGCCCCAGACGGCAGATAGGCATAAGAACTATTTTCAACATATTGGGGCCGCTTACAAACCCCGCTTCGGCAAACGTGCAGGTTCTGGGAGTTTACGCTCCCGAATTGACCGAAAAGCTGGCGATGGTGCTCGGAAAACTCGGCGCGCACAGGGCTTTCGTGGTGCACGGGATGGATTCCACCGACGAGATTTCCGTAACCGGCGTCACAAGAGTTTCCGAACTCTCCGGCGGCGGCGTAAGGACGTACAGGGTCACGCCCGATAATTTCGGCGTGAAACGCGCCAACCCCGAAGACATAAAGGGCGGCGATTCGGAGGAAAACGCCTCGATAATACTTGCCGTGCTGAAAGGCGAAAAAGGCCCGCGAAGAGACATAGTGCTCATAAATGCTTCGGCGGCTCTGGTCGCGGTGTCACGCGCGCCGGATTTTGCCTCCGGCGTAAAACTCGCGGAACAATCCATAGATTCCGGCGGAGCGATGCGAAAACTCGAATCCTTGAGGGAAATGTGCAGAAAATGA
- a CDS encoding anthranilate/aminodeoxychorismate synthase component II (TrpG; with TrpE catalyzes the formation of anthranilate and glutamate from chorismate and glutamine; TrpG provides the glutamine amidotransferase activity) — MILVIDNYDSFVYNLVQYISEMSPRVKVVRNDDVSVGDIEKLRPAAIVVSPGPCTPAEAGISVEAIKHFAGRVPLFGVCLGHQSIGAAFGARVIRAKKLMHGKTSPISHDGKTIFSGLPNPFEATRYHSLVVEKRTLPACFEISATAPDGQIMGLRLKKSFYGPSRRACLEGVQFHPESILTVDGKKIVRNFLAAVPGAGVSK, encoded by the coding sequence ATGATACTTGTCATAGATAATTACGATTCCTTCGTTTATAATCTCGTGCAGTACATAAGCGAGATGTCGCCTCGCGTCAAAGTCGTCAGAAACGACGATGTATCCGTCGGAGACATAGAAAAATTGCGGCCCGCGGCCATCGTGGTCTCGCCCGGTCCGTGCACGCCCGCCGAAGCGGGCATTTCCGTGGAGGCAATAAAGCATTTTGCCGGCCGCGTTCCGCTGTTCGGGGTTTGTCTGGGGCATCAGTCGATAGGCGCCGCGTTCGGCGCCCGCGTGATAAGGGCAAAGAAGCTTATGCACGGAAAGACGTCGCCCATCTCGCACGACGGAAAAACTATTTTCAGTGGACTTCCCAATCCGTTCGAGGCCACCAGATATCACTCCCTTGTGGTGGAAAAACGGACTCTGCCCGCTTGTTTTGAAATCTCGGCGACGGCTCCCGACGGCCAGATAATGGGGCTTCGTCTTAAAAAAAGTTTCTACGGCCCGTCGCGCCGCGCGTGTCTGGAAGGCGTGCAGTTTCATCCGGAGTCGATACTTACCGTCGACGGTAAAAAAATCGTGCGGAATTTTCTTGCCGCCGTGCCGGGTGCGGGGGTTTCAAAATGA
- the trpE gene encoding anthranilate synthase component I — protein MTERFSADGGQYSPTYAELKKLSRKSNFIPVYRKIVGDFETPVSCFAKTAHSHRHCALLESVEGGERWGRYSFIIPEPSEIITRGKFDGVTDALRARLETVRPARVEGLPRFWGGAVGYCSYDVVRQFENLPDSPRDDLKLPEAIFFLTDGMIVFDHLFHSIQVVACVDLRGGRRPTKKLYASACRRIDAVIKKIESPSVFSQTPFASDRRRARQKIVSNTSPAKFMAAVARAKNYIRAGDVIQVVLSQRFQSDTSASPFDVYRALRMINPSPYMYFFRFGDFYVIGSSPEILVRKEGSAAITKPIAGTRPRSGDPARDAALAAELLRDPKERAEHIMLVDLGRNDLSRVCKPGTVKTSELMQIEKYSHVMHMVSTVTGELKPSADAFDLFRACFPAGTVTGAPKVRAMQIIDELEPSARGPYAGAVGYFSYDGNMDTAITIRTIIRKGRVSYVQAGAGIVADSVPSKELRETQNKARALFKALELARGLRSR, from the coding sequence ATGACGGAAAGATTTTCGGCCGATGGCGGACAGTACAGCCCGACATACGCCGAATTGAAAAAATTATCGCGGAAATCGAATTTTATTCCGGTCTACCGGAAGATAGTGGGAGATTTTGAGACGCCGGTTTCCTGTTTTGCCAAAACGGCGCATTCTCACAGGCACTGCGCCCTGCTTGAAAGCGTAGAGGGCGGCGAGCGATGGGGAAGGTACTCGTTCATTATTCCGGAGCCGTCCGAAATAATCACCCGGGGAAAATTCGACGGCGTGACGGATGCCCTGCGCGCCCGTCTGGAAACCGTGAGACCGGCGCGTGTCGAAGGTTTGCCCAGGTTCTGGGGCGGCGCCGTCGGGTACTGCTCGTACGACGTCGTAAGACAGTTTGAAAATCTGCCCGACAGTCCGCGCGACGACCTCAAACTTCCGGAAGCGATATTCTTTCTTACCGACGGCATGATAGTGTTCGACCATCTGTTTCACAGTATCCAGGTCGTGGCCTGCGTCGATCTTCGCGGCGGCCGCCGCCCGACGAAAAAACTATACGCCTCGGCCTGCCGGCGCATAGACGCCGTGATAAAAAAAATCGAGTCCCCGTCCGTTTTTTCTCAGACCCCGTTCGCGTCTGACCGCCGCCGCGCGCGGCAAAAGATAGTGTCGAACACGTCTCCCGCGAAATTTATGGCCGCCGTAGCGCGCGCTAAAAACTACATCAGGGCGGGCGACGTCATACAGGTCGTCCTTTCGCAGCGTTTTCAGAGCGATACGTCGGCTTCTCCGTTCGACGTTTATCGCGCGCTCAGGATGATAAATCCGTCGCCGTACATGTATTTTTTCCGCTTCGGCGATTTTTACGTCATAGGGTCTTCGCCGGAAATCCTCGTCAGAAAAGAGGGTTCGGCCGCTATCACCAAACCCATAGCCGGAACTCGTCCCAGATCGGGGGATCCCGCGAGGGACGCGGCGCTGGCAGCCGAACTTCTGCGCGACCCCAAGGAACGCGCCGAACACATAATGCTCGTCGATCTCGGCAGAAACGATCTGTCCAGGGTATGCAAACCCGGGACGGTAAAGACGTCGGAGTTGATGCAGATAGAAAAATATTCGCACGTTATGCATATGGTCTCGACAGTCACCGGCGAACTTAAACCTTCGGCGGACGCGTTCGACCTTTTCCGCGCGTGCTTTCCGGCGGGAACCGTCACCGGCGCGCCCAAGGTGAGGGCAATGCAGATTATCGACGAGCTCGAGCCCTCCGCCCGCGGCCCTTACGCCGGAGCCGTGGGATATTTTTCCTACGACGGCAATATGGACACCGCCATAACGATAAGAACCATAATCAGAAAAGGGCGGGTTTCCTACGTGCAGGCGGGCGCCGGAATAGTCGCCGATTCCGTGCCGTCGAAAGAACTGCGCGAGACGCAGAACAAGGCGCGGGCATTGTTCAAAGCGCTGGAACTTGCCCGCGGACTGCGGAGCCGATAA
- a CDS encoding phosphoribosyl-AMP cyclohydrolase: protein MKTDELISLLKFGADGLIPAVAQDASDGTVLMVAYMNAESLLATLKTGNATYWSRSRGKLWIKGETSGCFQRVKEILVDCDADCLLVKIEQLGGAACHTGERSCFFRKIENGAITGAAGAKK from the coding sequence ATGAAAACAGACGAATTGATATCCCTGCTGAAATTCGGCGCCGACGGCCTTATACCGGCGGTCGCGCAGGACGCTTCCGACGGAACCGTCCTTATGGTGGCCTATATGAACGCCGAGTCGCTGTTGGCCACGCTTAAAACCGGCAACGCCACCTATTGGAGCCGTTCGCGCGGGAAACTCTGGATTAAGGGAGAAACTTCTGGTTGCTTCCAGCGCGTAAAAGAGATTCTGGTCGACTGCGACGCCGATTGTCTGCTTGTTAAAATCGAGCAGCTCGGCGGAGCGGCGTGCCATACGGGGGAGCGTTCGTGCTTTTTCAGAAAGATTGAAAACGGAGCCATAACCGGCGCCGCCGGAGCCAAGAAATGA